In Acidimicrobiales bacterium, the sequence TCGCCGACCGGGCGCTGCTGATCGACGACTACGTGGAGATCCCGGTGCAGGTCAACGGCAAGGTGCGGGCGCGCATCGAGGTGCCGGTGGGGCTCAGCAGGTCGGCTCTGGAGGCGGCGGCGACGTCCGACGATCGGGTGGCCTCGCTGCTCGAGGGCGTGACCGTCCGCAAGGTGATCACGGTCCCCGACCGGCTGGTGAACTTCGTCGTCAGCTGAGTCCGCTCAGTCAGCTCAGCTTGCGGTAGTTCTCGGCTTCGTCGTCGTCGGGTTCGGTGGCGATGAAGGCGTCGAGCATCTCGTCGGCGACGGTCGGCGAGGTGAGCCGGAGGCCCAGAGCGAGGACGTTGGCGTCGTTCCACTTGCGGGCGCCTTCGGCGGTGGCCCGGTCGGTGCACAGCGCGGCCCTTGCTCCCGGGACCTTGTTGGCGGCGATCGACACGCCGGTGCCGGTCCAGCAGCAGACGACGCCCCGGTCGGCGTCGCCGTGGGCCACGGCCTCCCCCACGCCCCGCCCGACGTCCGGCCACGGTTGGTCCTCGCCGACGACCACGAGGTCGTGACCCTGCTCCCGGAGCCGCTCCTTGATGTGGTCCGTCAGCCCTGTCCGCTCGTCGGTCCCGAAGGCGATTCGCATGATTTGGAGCGTACGTCGAGATGCTAAGGTGAGCGTTCCCCTATGGGGCTATGGCTCAGTTGGTAGAGCGCTTCCATGGCATGGAAGAGGTCGTGGGTTCGATTCCCACTAGCTCCACGTAGCGCCCAGGTCCTCTGACCTGGGCGTTTGCGCGGTCCTGGCAGAGGGCCTGATCGGGTGCCCTAGGCGTTTCATCCTGACGTAGCTCAATCGAACGTAGCTTTTGGCAATCCGGCTACGTCGAGGCCCCAGGGAGACTCGCAGGTGGCACGACCGACGGTCCGGTGGAACGACGCGAAGCAGCGGTGGATGGCGTGGGTGACGTTCCCGGACGGCTCCCGCCGGAAGGTGGAGCGGGTCGAGAAGGATGACGCCGACGCCGACCTGAAGAACCTCCTTTTCGAGCGGGCAACAGCGGAAGGTGCTGCACCTCGGAGGGAGCGACTGGCGTCGTTCGACCAGGTGATCAACGCGTGGGTCGCTTCGGGGGCGCCGCGTCC encodes:
- a CDS encoding RpiB/LacA/LacB family sugar-phosphate isomerase, with product MRIAFGTDERTGLTDHIKERLREQGHDLVVVGEDQPWPDVGRGVGEAVAHGDADRGVVCCWTGTGVSIAANKVPGARAALCTDRATAEGARKWNDANVLALGLRLTSPTVADEMLDAFIATEPDDDEAENYRKLS